A region of Salvia splendens isolate huo1 chromosome 17, SspV2, whole genome shotgun sequence DNA encodes the following proteins:
- the LOC121774290 gene encoding uncharacterized protein LOC121774290: MDCGMNEQTDVADATDVGLNTQETVEEHADVHVVRGDLDDPELLSSSSDDILSDDSGADSSDEEVVYNPSCKLLKNAEFSAAAVRNFVHDKIHVVISYKKAWYARRRALEIVFGGWEESFRDLPSYMLELQYRNPGTIVEWRHNELLSQGRTKVFYYVFWALGPAIHAFLECQPVLTIDGTHLRGRFKETGDNWEWFLDHVRIHVVKYEREVCIISDRHKGILKAMRSDEWKKPPICHHKFCLIHVRKNILTKLKGKGGKAKGMIWALGVTTQVRKYMRRRRALREESLVAIHELNKAKKENWSLCYDDELRWGVPSTNMSESYNNVLRGIRELPIRALVDLTFWRTVEWWADRKTEIQHTEGRLTPWARDKLDANDAKGQMHYCSVLDQEIGHYQIRSRPRVEKGQAKGNNRQDVEFMDSKCSCGKWQMWRVPCSHACTVARDRGNSMFELIDKHNHKATWEAQYYGVSFQAPRHEDYWANPGWKLRITPEQLLPRKRGRGRTRRIPNQMDVREEDEPRAPRKCRNCGVEGHDRRNCTVGRVM, translated from the exons ATGGATTGCGGTATGAATGAGCAAACAGATGTTGCAGATGCTACTGATGTTGGATTGAATACTCAAGAGACTGTAGAAGAGCATGCTGATGTTCATGTTGTGCGAGGAGACCTTGATGATCCAGAATTGTTGTCATCATCGTCTGATGatattttaagtgatgattcCGGTGCTGACTCTAGTGATGAGGAGGTAGTGTATAACCCGtcgtgcaag TTGCTAAAAAATGCCGAGTTCAGTGCCGCAGCTGTAAGAAATTTTGTTCATGACAAAATTCATGTGgtaatcagttataagaaggcatggtatgcacggagaaGGGCTTTAGAGATTGTGTTTGGTGGATGGGAGGAGTCATTTAGGGATTTGCCAAGCTACATGCTTGAACTGCAGTATAGGAATCCAGGCACAATCGTTGAGTGGAGGCATAACGAGTTGTTGAGCCAGGGTCGTACTAAAGTCTTCTATTACGTGTTCTGGGCACTTGGGCCTGCTATACATGCTTTCCTGGAGTGCCAACCTGTTTTAACAATAGACGGGACTCACCttcgaggaagatttaaag aaactgGCGACAACTGGgagtggtttttggatcatgtcagGATTCATGTGGTGAAGTACGAAAGGGAGGTGTGCATAATTTCGGATAGGCATAAAGGAATCCTTAAGGCTATGCGTTCTGATGAATGGAAAAAGCCGCCGATATgtcaccacaaattttgtttgatccATGTGAGGAAAAATATCTTGACAAAACTTAAGGGTAAGGGCGGTAAAGCGAAAGGCATGATATGGGCATTGGGTGTGACAACTCAAGTACGCAAGTACATGCGAAGGCGACGTGCACTACGGGAGGAAAGTCTTGTTGCGATACACGAGCTCAACAAAGCCAAAAAAGAGAATTGGTCTCTTTGTTACGATGATGAACTGAGATGGGGGGTGCCCTCAACAAACATGTCAGAGAGCTACAACAACGTGTTGAGAGGTATAAGAGAGCTGCCAATTAGAGCTTTGGTTGATCTGACATTTTGGAGAACAGTGGAATGGTGGGCAGATAGAAAGACGGAAATACAACATACCGAAGGTCGGTTGACCCCGTGGGCGAGGGACAAACTTGATGCGAATGATGCGAAGGGGCAAATGCATTACTGTTCAGTACTTGACCAAGAAATAGGTCATTACCAAATTCGAAGTCGTCCACGCGTTGAAAAGGGACAGGCAAAGGGCAATAATAGACAAGACGTCGAGTTCATGGATTCAAAGTGCAGTTGTgggaagtggcagatgtggagagttCCTTGTTCCCATGCGTGCACCGTTGCCAGAGATCGAGGTAACTCTATGTTTGAACTCATTGATAAACACAACCACAAAGCTACATGGGAAGCACAGTACTATGGTGTCTCCTTTCAAGCGCCAAGACACGAAGACTATTGGGCAAATCCTGGATGGAAATTGCGTATCACACCTGAGCAGTTGCTTCCTCGAAAGCGCGGACGAGGCAGAACAAGGAGGATTCctaatcaaatggatgtccgCGAGGAAGATGAACCGAGAGCTCCCCGCAAGTGCAGGAATTGCGGCGTAGAGGGGCATGACCGTAGAAATTGCACAGTCGGTCGTGTTATGTAG
- the LOC121773662 gene encoding uncharacterized protein LOC121773662 isoform X1 yields MSRATPVRKSHTSTSDLLIWSEAPSPAPSSTARANQPPDRVGKVLFGGHITDEEADNLNKRKPCSGYKLKEMNGSKIFSDDSEDGSTESGVSDGNFNNRTSVRIVQQAAIGISQISFSTEEKISPKKPSTVPGVAKQLELSGTIESDSESQTRKIISDAKSKELSGTDIFGPPCEAPARSSARATGIKENKDIGEPAPRALRTSVKVCNPAGGQSNILFGDEQVVKSSKKIHDQKFAEMTGNNIFKGDVPPGSAEKPLSVAKLKEMRGNDIFWDGKAESRDYFGGVRKPPGGESSIALV; encoded by the exons ATGTCGAGAGCAACACCTGTTCGGAAGTCTCACACTTCCACTTCAGATCTGCTCATTTGGTCAGAAGCTCCGTCGCCCGCACCTTCCTCCACCGCTCGTGCTAACCAG CCGCCGGATCGAGTTGGTAAGGTGCTGTTTGGCGGTCACATTACTGATGAAGAAGCTGATAATCTTAATAAGAG GAAGCCTTGCTCCGGCTATAAACTGAAGGAGATGAATGGTAGTAAAATATTTTCCGATGACAGTGAAGATGGTTCAACAGAATCTGGAGTATCTGATGGTAATTTCAATAACCGAACATCTGTTCGCATTGTGCAG CAAGCTGCAATAGGGATAAGTCAGATTTCCTTCAGCACAGAAGAGAAGATTTCACCTAAAAAGCCAAGCACTGTCCCTGGGGTGGCAAAGCAGCTTGAGCTGAGTGGGACGATAGAAAGTGACTCGGAGAGCCAGACTAGGAAGATAATCTCGGATGCCAAATCGAAGGAACTGAGTGGTACTGACATCTTTGGCCCTCCTTGCGAAGCTCCAGCTCGATCATCTGCACGGGCTACTGGAATAAaggaaaacaaagatataggaGAACCTGCACCGCGAGCTCTACGCACTTCTGTCAAAGTTTGTAAC CCTGCAGGGGGTCAGAGCAACATACTATTCGGAGACGAACAAGTGGTGAAGTCGTCAAAGAAAATTCACGACCAAAAGTTTGCAGAGATGACAGGAAACAACATTTTCAAGGGAGACGTTCCTCCGGGATCAGCTGAGAAGCCGTTGAGCGTGGCCAAGTTGAAAGAAATGAGGGGAAATGATATCTTTTGGGATGGCAAGGCTGAGTCTAGAGACTATTTTGGTGGTGTCAGGAAACCACCTGGTGGTGAGAGCAGCATCGCTTTAGTCTGA
- the LOC121773662 gene encoding uncharacterized protein LOC121773662 isoform X2: protein MSRATPVRKSHTSTSDLLIWSEAPSPAPSSTARANQPPDRVGKVLFGGHITDEEADNLNKRKPCSGYKLKEMNGSKIFSDDSEDGSTESGVSDGNFNNRTSVRIVQQAAIGISQISFSTEEKISPKKPSTVPGVAKQLELSGTIESDSESQTRKIISDAKSKELSGTDIFGPPCEAPARSSARATGIKENKDIGEPAPRALRTSVKPAGGQSNILFGDEQVVKSSKKIHDQKFAEMTGNNIFKGDVPPGSAEKPLSVAKLKEMRGNDIFWDGKAESRDYFGGVRKPPGGESSIALV from the exons ATGTCGAGAGCAACACCTGTTCGGAAGTCTCACACTTCCACTTCAGATCTGCTCATTTGGTCAGAAGCTCCGTCGCCCGCACCTTCCTCCACCGCTCGTGCTAACCAG CCGCCGGATCGAGTTGGTAAGGTGCTGTTTGGCGGTCACATTACTGATGAAGAAGCTGATAATCTTAATAAGAG GAAGCCTTGCTCCGGCTATAAACTGAAGGAGATGAATGGTAGTAAAATATTTTCCGATGACAGTGAAGATGGTTCAACAGAATCTGGAGTATCTGATGGTAATTTCAATAACCGAACATCTGTTCGCATTGTGCAG CAAGCTGCAATAGGGATAAGTCAGATTTCCTTCAGCACAGAAGAGAAGATTTCACCTAAAAAGCCAAGCACTGTCCCTGGGGTGGCAAAGCAGCTTGAGCTGAGTGGGACGATAGAAAGTGACTCGGAGAGCCAGACTAGGAAGATAATCTCGGATGCCAAATCGAAGGAACTGAGTGGTACTGACATCTTTGGCCCTCCTTGCGAAGCTCCAGCTCGATCATCTGCACGGGCTACTGGAATAAaggaaaacaaagatataggaGAACCTGCACCGCGAGCTCTACGCACTTCTGTCAAA CCTGCAGGGGGTCAGAGCAACATACTATTCGGAGACGAACAAGTGGTGAAGTCGTCAAAGAAAATTCACGACCAAAAGTTTGCAGAGATGACAGGAAACAACATTTTCAAGGGAGACGTTCCTCCGGGATCAGCTGAGAAGCCGTTGAGCGTGGCCAAGTTGAAAGAAATGAGGGGAAATGATATCTTTTGGGATGGCAAGGCTGAGTCTAGAGACTATTTTGGTGGTGTCAGGAAACCACCTGGTGGTGAGAGCAGCATCGCTTTAGTCTGA
- the LOC121775314 gene encoding general transcription and DNA repair factor IIH subunit TFB2-like encodes MPQVRIVARNFMDMVASLPPVKLDKLYENSFICEAILRSLPPLAKKYVLLLLYIEGPVSAKWLEEWILADGASKHKVAIDRLIQLRVLTETVERKKEATYQFNPPFQRNLQKHILHGGVSPREPMPSNVTVRLPSTEELDAYAVEQWELFLLHLINSTEVERSMNISSSMMKVFQHGLLSQKDDKEPSRLTESGFQFLLMDTNAQLWYIIREYITNCEEQGVDTADLISFLLELSFHVMGKAYNLNTLSDIQRTIVKDLVDLGLVKLQQGRKESWFIPTKLATNLSISLADTATRKQGFVVVETNFRLYAYSTSRLHVEILRLFARVEYQLPNLIVGSINKESLYKAFLNGITAEQIVSFLQQNAHPRVAEKIPTVPENVTDQIRLWEADLNRVEMTPAHLYDEFPSRDVFEAACDFAREYGCLLWENSKKMRLVVKGEIFTQMKEFLRRQKQ; translated from the exons ATCTTTGCCTCCACTAGCAAAAAAGTATGTGCTGCTGCTTCTGTATATAGAGGGTCCAGTATCAGCAAAGTGGCTGGAAGAATGGATTCTTGCTGACGGTGCCTCGAAGCATAAAGTAGCTATAGACAGGCTCATTCAGCTGAGAGTCCTGACTGAAACTGTTGAACG GAAGAAAGAAGCTACTTACCAATTTAATCCGCCATTTCAGCGGAATCTCCAGAAGCACATACTGCATGG TGGAGTTTCACCTAGGGAACCAATGCCGTCAAACGTCACTGTGAGGCTTCCCAGTACAGAGGAATTAGATGCCTATGCTGTCGAACAGTGGGAG TTGTTTTTGCTGCACCTAATAAACTCTACCGAAGTGGAAAGGTCGATGAACATAAGCTCCTCGATGATGAAAGTGTTCCAGCATGGTCTTCTCAGTCAAAA AGATGATAAGGAACCTTCAAGATTGACGGAGAGCGGCTTCCAGTTTCTG CTGATGGACACGAATGCACAACTTTGGTACATAATTAGAGAATATATAACTAACTGTGAG GAACAAGGTGTGGATACAGCTGACCTTATATCATTCCTGTTGGAGCTCAGCTTTCATGTTATGGGAAAG GCGTATAACCTAAACACTTTGTCAGATATACAGAGGACCATAGTAAAGGATCTTGTTGATTTGGGATTGGTAAAGCTCCAGCAG GGCAGGAAGGAGAGTTGGTTTATTCCTACTAAACTAGCTACCAATCTCTCCATTAGCCTAGCGGATACGGCAACCAGAAAACAG GGCTTTGTTGTCGTGGAAACGAACTTTCGGCTGTACGCATATTCAACATCTAGATTGCATGTTGAGATCTTGCGCTTGTTTGCAAG GGTCGAATACCAGCTACCTAACCTTATTGTTGGCTCTATCAACAAAGAGAGCTTGTATAAAGCATTTCTAAATGGCATTACCGCGGAGCAG ATAGTGTCGTTTCTTCAGCAGAATGCTCATCCTCGAGTCGCGGAGAAGATACCTACTGTGCCCGAAAACGTCACTGATCAG ATTAGGTTATGGGAAGCAGATTTGAATAGAGTGGAGATGACGCCTGCGCATCTCTATGATGAATTCCCATCAAGG GACGTCTTCGAAGCCGCCTGTGACTTTGCCCGAGAATACGGGTGTTTACTGTGGGAAAACTCGAAGAAGATGCGGCTCGTCGTCAAGGGAGAAATCTTCACGCAGATGAAAGAATTCTTGCGCCGGCAGAAGCAATAG